The Aureitalea marina genome includes a window with the following:
- a CDS encoding M1 family metallopeptidase, protein MVSDLDVVSEFQASDRVVTALSGENRMSANLYLERIPTFSSVVTDKFEVVTNMDDRKVTGPIKALAIDRIVFFLDDRLGAYPFKKMVISQADYKTSPVYGLNQLPNFVSPFPAGFEYEIEMLKTVSRRYIENTLPIHPRKDHWLIGALQIHLMTEYVDQFYPNMKVIGSLSDWFIIRWAHLADLEFNDQYPLLYLNMARNNLHQSLVTPKDSLVKFNKNIASDYYAGDGLQYLSDYLGDETVDNTVRQFYKQNQFQDVGPEDFQRLLESNTELPVNWFFEDYVGRRTTIDFKIKKVKKRGDSLEVRIANLKDNTMPISIYGINRDTVVFKKWVAPLSDTATIMVPAEGVRKLALNYEGIIPEFNQRNNYKGITTLMNRPFQVRLFQDVEDPSYGQVFVMPVFGYNVYDGLSIGPKLYNKTLLRKGFHYKLEPQYALKSNMLVGSASLQYTDFKDEGNLYAMRYGISGSLFSYNVDLLYKRLSPYMTFSFRPQDLRSNKKQFINLRSVTVSRDLDPNVVEVDEPNYSVFNFQYVFSNPNLIDYYRGVLDYQISDKFSKLSTTLEYRKLFLNNRQINIRFFAGVFLFNDTRNQGDFFSFALDRPTDYLFDYNYYGRSEDSGLFSQQLIIAEGGFKSQLEPAFADSWITTINASASVWKWVFLYGDAGLVHNKGQGTKAVFDTGVRLNLVEDYFELYFPLYSSLGWEPGLGDYDKRIRFIVTLSLRTLFSLFTREWY, encoded by the coding sequence TTGGTCTCGGATCTGGATGTGGTATCCGAGTTCCAGGCAAGTGACCGGGTAGTCACTGCATTGAGCGGAGAGAATCGGATGTCAGCCAATCTCTACCTGGAAAGGATTCCGACCTTCAGCTCTGTGGTCACCGATAAGTTTGAAGTGGTCACCAATATGGACGATCGCAAGGTCACCGGGCCTATCAAGGCCCTGGCCATCGACCGCATTGTTTTCTTCCTGGACGATCGCCTGGGTGCCTATCCCTTTAAAAAGATGGTGATCAGCCAGGCGGACTATAAGACTAGCCCGGTATATGGTCTAAATCAGCTACCCAATTTCGTCAGTCCCTTTCCAGCCGGATTTGAGTATGAGATCGAAATGCTAAAAACCGTCTCCCGTCGGTATATTGAAAACACACTGCCCATTCATCCCAGGAAGGATCATTGGCTGATCGGAGCCCTACAGATTCACCTGATGACAGAATATGTGGATCAGTTCTATCCCAACATGAAGGTGATCGGGAGCTTAAGTGATTGGTTCATCATTCGTTGGGCTCACCTGGCAGATTTGGAATTCAACGATCAGTATCCCCTGCTCTATTTGAACATGGCCAGGAACAACCTGCATCAATCCCTGGTTACGCCTAAGGACTCCTTGGTGAAGTTCAATAAGAACATTGCCAGTGATTACTACGCAGGAGATGGCCTGCAGTATTTGTCGGATTATTTGGGCGATGAGACCGTAGACAACACCGTCAGACAATTTTATAAGCAGAACCAGTTTCAGGATGTCGGGCCTGAAGATTTCCAGCGATTGTTAGAGTCCAATACGGAGCTACCCGTCAATTGGTTCTTCGAAGACTATGTGGGCCGCCGTACAACCATCGATTTCAAGATCAAAAAGGTCAAAAAGCGAGGAGATTCCCTGGAGGTGCGTATCGCCAACCTAAAGGACAACACCATGCCGATCTCAATCTATGGGATCAACAGGGATACCGTGGTCTTTAAAAAGTGGGTGGCACCGCTCAGCGATACGGCCACCATAATGGTGCCTGCCGAGGGAGTGCGCAAGCTGGCCTTGAACTATGAAGGGATCATCCCCGAGTTCAACCAAAGAAACAACTACAAAGGGATCACTACCCTAATGAACAGGCCATTCCAGGTGCGTTTGTTCCAGGATGTAGAAGATCCCAGTTACGGTCAGGTGTTTGTCATGCCCGTATTCGGCTATAATGTATACGACGGATTGAGCATTGGTCCTAAACTTTACAATAAGACCTTATTGCGAAAAGGTTTCCATTATAAGCTCGAGCCTCAATATGCGCTCAAATCCAATATGCTTGTAGGTAGTGCGTCTCTGCAGTATACGGACTTCAAGGACGAGGGGAACCTGTATGCCATGCGATATGGGATCTCAGGTAGCTTGTTCTCTTACAATGTGGATCTGCTGTACAAGAGACTTTCTCCCTATATGACCTTTTCTTTCAGGCCTCAGGATCTGAGAAGTAATAAAAAGCAGTTCATCAATCTCAGGAGTGTGACTGTTAGCAGGGATCTCGATCCTAATGTCGTAGAAGTGGACGAACCCAACTACAGTGTCTTTAACTTCCAATACGTTTTCTCCAACCCCAATCTGATCGATTACTATCGGGGTGTACTGGATTACCAGATATCGGACAAGTTCAGCAAACTCTCCACTACACTGGAATATCGAAAACTCTTCCTGAACAACAGGCAGATCAACATACGCTTTTTTGCCGGAGTGTTCTTATTCAACGACACCAGAAACCAGGGTGACTTCTTCAGTTTTGCATTGGACAGACCTACCGATTACCTATTCGATTACAATTACTACGGACGTAGCGAAGACAGCGGATTGTTTAGCCAACAGTTGATCATTGCTGAAGGTGGATTCAAAAGTCAATTGGAACCGGCTTTCGCCGATTCCTGGATCACGACCATTAACGCGAGCGCCAGTGTTTGGAAATGGGTGTTCTTATATGGTGATGCCGGTTTGGTCCACAATAAAGGCCAAGGCACTAAGGCCGTATTCGATACTGGGGTGAGACTGAATTTGGTGGAGGATTATTTTGAACTCTACTTCCCGCTTTACTCCAGTCTGGGCTGGGAACCTGGATTGGGTGACTACGATAAGCGGATCCGATTCATCGTCACTTTAAGCCTTAGAACACTCTTCAGTTTGTTCACCAGGGAATGGTATTAA
- a CDS encoding TIGR00730 family Rossman fold protein, translating into MRNNIEPKHWTEVKSNDSWAIFKIMGEFVNGYEKLSEIGPCVSIFGSARTKPGEAYYELGCRIAKKISENGYGVITGGGPGIMEAGNKGANLAGGTSVGLNIDLPFEKHDNEYIDPDKSIDFDYFFVRKVMFVKYSQGFVVLPGGFGTLDEFFEALTLIQTQKIEAFPIILVGTEFWSGLIQWLRESVLNGFGNISPEDLELIHLVDDEEQVLEVLNSFYDENRLSPNF; encoded by the coding sequence ATGAGAAACAACATTGAACCCAAGCATTGGACGGAGGTCAAGTCGAACGATTCCTGGGCGATCTTCAAGATCATGGGGGAGTTTGTCAATGGCTATGAAAAACTTAGTGAGATAGGGCCTTGTGTCTCTATTTTTGGATCGGCCCGAACCAAGCCTGGAGAAGCGTATTACGAGTTAGGATGCCGCATTGCGAAAAAGATCAGTGAGAATGGTTATGGGGTGATCACGGGTGGTGGACCCGGCATCATGGAGGCCGGAAACAAAGGAGCTAATCTGGCAGGCGGCACCTCTGTGGGCTTGAACATTGACTTGCCATTCGAAAAACACGACAACGAATACATCGACCCGGATAAGAGTATCGATTTTGATTACTTCTTTGTCCGCAAGGTCATGTTTGTGAAATATTCCCAAGGTTTTGTAGTACTGCCAGGGGGCTTTGGTACCCTGGATGAGTTCTTCGAGGCCCTAACCCTGATCCAGACCCAAAAGATCGAAGCATTTCCGATAATCCTTGTTGGGACCGAATTCTGGAGTGGTTTGATCCAGTGGTTGCGGGAGTCCGTCCTGAATGGATTTGGGAACATCAGCCCTGAAGATTTGGAACTGATCCACTTGGTGGATGACGAGGAACAGGTTCTGGAGGTTCTCAATTCGTTCTATGATGAAAATAGATTAAGTCCAAATTTCTGA